One Segnochrobactrum spirostomi genomic window carries:
- a CDS encoding LysR family transcriptional regulator: MELRTLRAFVEVVRQGGFSQAARTVFATQSTVSKAVKQIEDELGLPLLNRLGHKTTLTAAGEIVYRRALAMLAERESLAGELADLRGLKRGVLRLGLPPIGSDTLFAGLFAIYRSSYPGIDIRLVEHGSRRLEELLQSGEIELGASLLPVSDAFDWQTVRCEPIEALIAVDHPLAAAGEIDLAALRDQPFVLFGPGFALDPIILDACGRAGFTPTIAARSGQIDFVVELVAARLGVGFLPRMIAAQRAHAGVRRLAVTDGGMDWNMALIWRRGAYLSHAARAWLALSRGERPDAVR; encoded by the coding sequence ATGGAATTGCGGACGCTGCGAGCCTTCGTCGAGGTCGTGCGCCAGGGCGGGTTCTCCCAGGCCGCGCGAACCGTCTTCGCCACCCAATCCACGGTGAGCAAGGCGGTCAAACAGATCGAGGACGAACTCGGCCTGCCGCTCCTCAACCGCCTCGGCCACAAGACGACGCTGACCGCGGCCGGCGAGATCGTCTATCGCCGGGCGCTGGCGATGCTCGCCGAGCGGGAGAGCCTCGCCGGCGAACTCGCCGATTTGCGCGGGCTGAAGCGCGGCGTGCTGCGCCTCGGCCTGCCGCCGATCGGCAGCGACACGCTGTTCGCCGGCCTGTTCGCAATCTACCGCAGTTCCTATCCGGGCATCGACATCCGCCTCGTCGAGCACGGCAGCCGGCGGCTCGAAGAGTTGCTCCAGAGCGGCGAGATCGAGCTCGGTGCCTCGCTCCTGCCGGTCTCCGACGCCTTCGATTGGCAGACCGTGCGCTGCGAGCCGATCGAGGCCTTGATCGCCGTGGATCATCCGCTCGCCGCAGCGGGCGAGATCGATCTCGCGGCGCTTCGGGACCAGCCATTCGTGCTGTTCGGGCCGGGTTTCGCGCTCGATCCGATCATCCTCGACGCCTGCGGCCGGGCGGGCTTCACGCCGACGATCGCGGCGCGCAGCGGTCAGATCGATTTCGTCGTGGAGCTCGTCGCCGCCCGCCTCGGGGTCGGCTTCTTGCCGCGCATGATCGCGGCGCAGCGAGCCCATGCCGGCGTCCGGCGTCTCGCTGTCACCGACGGCGGCATGGACTGGAACATGGCGCTGATCTGGCGCCGCGGCGCCTACCTCTCGCACGCCGCCCGCGCCTGGCTCGCCCTTTCCCGGGGCGAGCGGCCCGACGCGGTGCGGTGA